One genomic segment of Plasmodium vivax chromosome 9, whole genome shotgun sequence includes these proteins:
- a CDS encoding hypothetical protein (encoded by transcript PVX_092905A): MHFLNFATLSAFLIAAYTFCATENDPSFCKKTHRGILKYHKKKDPQEYFTVSAVLKNDTLDFYRGSTIYDTIDLTEVVTPLAIFSTSPECMTVNMANKDAVVLCCNTEECINNWWLFLTKQILCLNSGEMRNESDEKTLEDVQHNIISNNNFDGVSINIQQGLEDIPNVVIKAES, from the exons ATGCATTTCCTCAACTTCGCCACATTGTCTGCCTTCCTAATTGCTGCTTACACCTTCTGCGCAACGGAAAATGACCCgtccttttgcaaaaaaacacACCGGGGAATCCTCAAGTACCATAAGAAGAAG GACCCACAGGAGTACTTCACCGTATCTGCGgttttgaaaaatgacacGCTCGACTTCTACAG AGGCTCCACCATCTACGACACCATAGACTTAACCGAAGTTGTAACTCCGCTGGCCATTTTTTCAACCAGCCCAGAGTGCATGACTGTTAATATgg CTAACAAAGATGCCGTAGTTCTGTG CTGCAACACAGAGGAGTGCATAAATAACTGG TGGCTATTCCTGACGAAGCAAATACTCTGCCTTAACTCGGGCGAGATGCGGAACGAGAGCGACGAAAAGACGTTGGAGGACGTCCAGCACAAC ATCATAAGCAATAACAACTTCGATGGCGTTTCCATTAACATACAGCAGGGCCTCGAGGATATCCCCAACG TTGTCATCAAAGCGGAGTCGTGA
- a CDS encoding hypothetical protein, conserved (encoded by transcript PVX_092910A), which produces MKEKLLETDALAEYKKAHKNNYEQRLIREKELLEKEQADEIASERIKKEQAYKQLQIEKDREYSLQYYHEINGIRRANTVSTDDGSPMLSNYTERLISSPHYTYMSDGAPRGILGDGSRVSFSRRIRDFFSSR; this is translated from the coding sequence ATGAAAGAAAAGCTACTAGAGACGGACGCTCTAgcggaatataaaaaagcgCACAAAAACAACTACGAGCAAAGACTCATAAGGGAAAAGGAACTCCTGGAAAAGGAGCAGGCGGACGAGATAGCCAGCGAAAGgatcaaaaaggaacaagCTTACAAGCAGCTGCAAATTGAAAAGGACAGGGAATACTCACTTCAATATTACCACGAAATAAATGGTATCCGTCGAGCAAACACGGTTAGCACCGATGATGGTTCACCTATGCTGAGCAACTACACAGAGAGGTTAATAAGTTCTCCTCATTACACCTACATGTCGGATGGCGCACCACGTGGCATCTTGGGCGATGGCTCAAGGGTGTCCTTTTCGCGAAGGATACGGGATTTCTTTTCGAGCAGGTAA
- a CDS encoding hypothetical protein (encoded by transcript PVX_092915A): protein MNNVLNTSATCLHNFLIQVKIFPSRQSLRSYLVIYNILLIVFLLFLLIKCRNKCRRIKRGGDPAPRAAHKQVDAPPAEESSKQGGSPRRGESKRRGGSKRRGGSQSRGGSKRKAPNTNKGRATSKGRATSKARNSANGRNASKGKKSPKGNPIRSSDFEQEQNMTSRINTLRSKVNNQKDKVQRENSPINTKPSRTTGLEMTQINKMATSNSLGNGSLPHVDMANAHLNLKEKGRKKKVILIEKKKN from the coding sequence atgaataacgTTTTGAACACCAGTGCCACTTGCCTGCACAACTTTTTAATCCAAGTGAAGATCTTCCCTTCCAGACAGTCATTGCGCTCTTACCTCGTAATATATaacatcctcctcatcgtgtttctattatttttgctaatAAAATGCAGGAATAAGTGTAGACGaatcaaaagggggggagaccccGCCCCGCGAGCTGCACACAAGCAGGTGGATGCACCCCCCGCGGAGGAAAGTAGCAaacaggggggaagcccaAGAAGGGGTGAAAGTAAAAGacggggaggaagcaaaagaAGGGGTGGAAGCCAAAGTAGGGGAGGGAGCAAACGGAAGGCACCAAACACAAATAAGGGTCGCGCAACAAGCAAGGGACGAGCCACCAGCAAAGCACGAAACAGTGCTAATGGGCGAAACGCaagcaaagggaaaaaatctCCAAAGGGAAACCCAATTAGAAGCAGCGATTTCGAACAAGAGCAAAACATGACGAGCAGAATAAACACCTTAAGGTCCAAAGTGAACAATCAAAAGGATAAAGTCCAACGAGAAAACTCCCCTATAAATACAAAACCAAGTAGAACGACAGGATTAGAAATgacacaaataaataaaatggcgACGTCCAATTCGTTAGGCAACGGGTCTCTTCCGCATGTTGATATGGCAAATGCTCACTtgaatttaaaagaaaagggaagaaaaaaaaaagtcatattgatagaaaaaaaaaaaaattag